The genome window ActggagggaagaggaagaggtcaaaaagactggagggaagggtaggagatcaagaagactggagggaagggtaggagatcaaaaagactggagggaagggcaggagatgaagaagactggagggaagggcatgagatcaaaaagactggagggaagggcaggagatcaaaAAGACTGGAGGAAAGGGCAGGATATcaaaaagactggagggaagggcaggaaatgaagaagactggagggaagggtaGGAGAtaaagaagactggagggaagggcatgagatcaaaaagactggagggaagggcaggaaatgaagaagactggagggaagggcaggagatgaagaagactggagggaagggcatgagatcaaaaagactggagggaagggcaggagataaaaaagactggagggaagggcagatcaaaaagactggagggaagggcaggaaatgaagaagactggagggaagggtaggagatgaagaagactggagggaagggcaggagatgaagaaaactggagggaagggcaggagatgaagaagactggagggaagggcaggagatgaagaagactggagggaagggcaggagatgaagaaaactggagggaagggcaggagatgaagaagactggagggaagggcaggagatgaagaagactggaggggagggcaggagatgaagaaaactggagggaagggcaggagatgaagaagactggagggaaggacaggagatgaagaagactggagggaagggcaggagatcaagAATAATGGTAAGAAGGGcaggagatcaagaagactggagggaagggcaggagatcaaaaagactggagggaagggcaggataTGAagagactggagggaagggcaggagatgaagaagactggagggaagggcaggagatgaagaagactggagggaagggcaggagatgaagaagactggagggaagggcaggagaccAAAAGACTGCAGAGAAGGGCAGGAGATcaaaaagactggagggaagggcaggagaaaaaaaaagactggagggaagggcaggatatgaagaagactggagggaagggcaggagatgaagaagactggagggaagggcaggagatcaagAATAATGGTAAGAAGGGcaggagatcaagaagactggaGGGTAGGGCAGGAGATCAAAAAGACTGGAAGGAAGGGCAGGatatgaagaagactggagggaaaggcaggagatgaagaagactggagggaagggcaggagatgaagaagactggagggaagggcaggagatgaagaagactggagggaagggcaggagatgaagaagactggagggaagggcaggagatcaagAATAATGGTAAGAAGGGcaggagatcaagaagactggagggaagggcaggagatgaagaagactggagggaaaggcaggagatgaagaagactggaggaagggcaggagatcaaaAGACTGGAGGAACGGCAGGatatgaagaagactggaggaagggcaggagatcaagaagactggaGGGTAGGGCAGGAGAtcaaaagactggagggaagggcaggatatgaagaagactggagggaaaggcaggagatgaagaagactggagggaagggtaggagatcaagaagactggagggaagggcaggatatgaagaagactggagggaaaggcaggagatgaagaagactggagggaagggcaagagatgaagaagactggagggaagggcaggatatgaagaagactggagggaaaggcaggagatgaagaagactggagggaagggcaggagatgaagaagactggagggaagggcaggagatcaagaagactggagggtagggcaggagatcaaaaagactggagggaagggcaggatatgaagaagactggagggaaaggcaggagatgaagaagactggagggaagggcaggagatgaagaagactggagggaagggcaggatatgaagaagactggagggaaaggcaggagatgaagaagactggagggaagggcaggagatgaagaagactggagggaagggcaggagatgaagaagactggagggaaaggcaggagatgaagaagactggagggaagggcaggagatgaagaagactggaggaagggcaggagatgaagaagactggagggaagggcaggcgATCAAGAATAATGGTAAGAAGGGcaggagatcaagaagactggaGGAAGGGCAGGatatgaagaagactggagggaaaggcaggagatgaagaagactggagggaagggcaggagatcaaaAAGACTGGAGGGAACGGCAGGatatgaagaagactggagggaagggcaggagatgaagaagactggagggaagggcaggagatcaagAATAATGGTAAGAAGGGcaggagatcaagaagactggagggaagggcaggagatcaaaaagactggagggaagggcaggagatcaagAATAATGGTAAGAAGGGcaggagatcaagaagactggagggaagggcaggagatcaaaaagactggagggaagggcaggatatgaagaagactggagggaaaggcaggagatgaagaagactggagggaagggcaggagatcaaaaagactggagggaagggcaggatatgaagaagactggagggaagggcaggagatgaagaagactggagggaagggcaggagatcaagAATAATGGTAAGAAGGGCAGGAGATaaaaaagactggagggaagggcagatcaaaaagactggagggaagggcaggataTGAAgcagactggagggaagggcaggagatgaagaagactggagggaagggcaggagatgaagaagactggagggaagggcaggagatgaagaagactgaagggaagggcaggagatcaagAATAATGGTAAGAAGGGcaggagatcaagaagactggagggaagggcaggagatcaagAATAATGGTAAGAAGGGCTggagatcaagaagactggagggaagggcagatCAAAAAGACTGGAtggaagggcaggagatcaagaagactggggggaagggcaggagataaaaaagactggagggaaggacAGGAGATGAATAAGTCTGGAGGGAAGAGCAGGAGACcaaaaagactggagggaagggcaggagatcaaaaagactggagggaagggcaggagatcaagaagactggaaggaagggcaggagatgaagaagactggagggaagggcaggagatgaagaagactggagggaagggcaggagatcaagaaaactggagggaagggcaggagatgaagaagattggagggaagggcaggagatgaagaagactggagggaagggcaggagatgaagaaaactggagggaagggcaggagatgaagaagactggagggaagggcaggagatcaagAATAATGGTAAGAAGGGcaggagatcaagaagactggagggaagggcaggagatgaagaagactggaggggagggcaggagatgaagaaaactggagggaagggcaggagatgaagaagactggagggaagggcaggagatgaagaagactggagggaagggcaggagttgaagaagactggagggaagggcaggagatgaagaagactggagggaagggcaggagatcaagAATAATGGTAAGAAGGGcaggagatcaagaagactggagggaagggcaggagatcaagAATAATGGTAAGAAGGGcaggagatcaagaagactggagggaagggcaggagatcaagAATAATGGTAAGAAGGCcaggagatcaagaagactggagggaagggcagatcaaaaagactggagggaagggcaggagatcaagaagactggagggaagggcaggagataaaaaagactggagggaaggacAGGAGATGAATAATTCTGGAGGGAAGAGCAGGAGACcaaaaagactggagggaagggcagatcaaaaagactggagggaagggcaggagatcaagaagactggagggaagggcaggagatcaagaagactggagggaagggcagcagatgaagaagactggagggaagggcaggagatgaaaactggagggaagggcagcagatgaagaagattggagggaagggcaggagatgaagaagactggagggaagggcaggagatcaagAATAATGGTAAGAAgggcaggagatgaagaagactggagggaagggcaggagatgaagaaaactggaggaagggcaggagatgaagaagactggagggaagggcaggagatgaagaagactggaggggaggaagaaaacaggagatgaagaaaaactggagggaagggcaggagatgaagaagactaGAGGGGAgggcaggagatgaagaagactggaggaagggcaggagatgaagaagactggagggaagggcaggagatgaagaagactggagggaagggcaggagatcaagAATAATGGTAAGAAGGGcaggagatcaagaagactggagggaagggcaggagatcaaaaagactggagggaagggcaggatatgaagaagactggagggaagggcaggagatgaagaagactggagggaaggacaggagatgaagaagactggagggaagggcaggagaccaaaaagactggagggaagggcaggatatgaagaagactggagggaaaggcaggagatgaagaagactggagggaagggcaggagatcaagAATAATGGTAAGAAGGGcaggagatcaagaagactggagggtagggcaggagatcaaaaagactggagggaagggcaggatatgaagaagactggagggaagggcaggagatgaagaagactggagggaaaggcaggagatgaagaagactggagggaagggcaggagatgaagaagactggagggaagggcaggagatgaagaagactggagggaagggcaggcgATCAAGAATAATGGTAAGAAGGGcaggagatcaagaagactggagggaagggcaggatatgaagaagactggagggaaaggcaggagatgaagaagactggagggaagggcaggagatcaaaAAGACTGGAGGGAACGGCAGGatatgaagaagactggagggaagggcaggagatgaagaagactggagggaagggcaggagatcaagAATAATGGTAAGAAGGGcaggagatcaagaagactggagggaaagGGCAGATCAAAAAGACTGGAGGAAGGGCAGGatatgaagaagactggagggaaaggcaggagatcaagaagactggagggaagggcaggagatcaaaaggactggagggaagggcaggatatgaagaagactggagggaagggcaggagatgaagaagactggagggaagggcaggagatgaagaagactggtaagaagggcaggagatcaaaaagactggagggaagggcaggagatcaaaaagactggagggaagggcaggatatgaagaagactggagggaaaggcaggagatgaagaagactggagggaagggcaggagatgaagaagactggagggaagggcaggagttgaagaagactggagggaagggcaggagatgaagaagactggagggaagggcagatCAAGAATAATGGTAAGAAGGGcaggagatcaagaagactggagggaagggcaggagatcaagAATAATGGTAAGAAGGCCAAGAGatcaagaagactggagggaagggcagatcaaaaagactggagggaagggcaggagatcaagaagactggagggaagggcaggagatgaagaagactggagggaaggacAGGAGATGAATAAGTCTGGAGGGAAGAGCAGGAGACcaaaaagactggagggaagggcaggagataaaaaagactggagggaagggcaggagatcaagaagactggagggaagggcaggagataaaaaagactggagggaaggacAGGAGATGAATAAgtctggagggaagggcaggagatcaaaaagactggagggaaggcAGGAGATaaaaaagactggagggaagggcaggagataaAAAAGACTGGAGGGATGGGCAGGAGATCAAAAAGAcaggagggaagggcaggagataaAAAAGAcaggagggaagggcaggagatcaagaagactggagggaagggcagatCAAAAAGattggagggaagggcaggagatgaagaagactggagggaagggcaggagataaAAAAGACTGGAGGAAAGGACAGGAGATGAATAAgtctggagggaagggcaggagaccaaaaagactggagggaagggcaggagatcaaaaagactggagggaagggcaggagatcaagaagactggagggaagggcaggagataaaaaagactggagggaaggacAGATGAAGAAgtctggagggaagggcaggagatcaaaaagactggagggaaggcaggagatcaaaaagactggagggaagggcaggagatcaaaaagactggagggaagggcaggagataaaaaagactggagggaagggcaggagatgaagaagactggagggaagggcaggagatcaaaaagactggagggaagggcaggagatcaaaaagactggagggaagggcaggagatcaaaaaggctggagggaagggcaggagatcaaaaagactggagggaagggcaggagataaAAAAggctggagggaagggcaggagatcaaaaagactggagggaagggcaggagatcaaaAAGACttgagggaagggcaggagatcaaaAAGACttgagggaagggcaggagatcaaaaagactggagggaagggcaggagacgaagaagactggagggaagggcaggagatcaaaaagactggagggaagggcaggagatcaaaaagactggagggaagggcaggagatcaaaAAGACtagagggaagggcaggagatcaaaaagactggagggaagggcaggagatcaagaagactggaGGTAAGGGCAGATcaaaaagactggagggaagggcaggagatcaaaaagactggaggaaagggcaggagatgaagaagactggagggaagggcaggagatcaaaaggactggagggaagggcaggagatcaaaaagactggagggaaggcAGGAGAttaagaagactggagggaaagGCAGGAGACCAAAAAGACTGCAGAGAAGGGCAGGAGATCAAAAAGACTGGATTGAAGGGCAGGAGACCAAAAAGACTGCAGAGAAGGGCAGGAGAtcaaaagactggagggaagggcctGGAGATGAAAAAGACtgcagggaagggcaggagatcaaaaagactggagggaagggcaggagatcaaaAAGACTGGAGAGAAGGGCAGGAGATCAAAAGACTGGAGAGAAGGGCAGGAGATCAAAAGACTGCAGAGAAGGGCAGGAGATcaaaaagactggagggaagggcaggagaccAAAAAGACTGCAGAGAAGGGCAGGAGATcaaaaagactggagggaagggcaggagaccAAAAAGACTGCAGAGAAGGGCAGGAGATTaaaaagactggagggaagggcaggagaccAAAAAGACTGCAGAGAAGGGCAGGAGATcaaaaagactggagggaagggcctGGAGATGAAGAAGCTTGGcgggaagggcaggagatgaagaaggttggagggaagggcaggagatcaagaagactggagggaagggcaggagaccAAAAAGACTGCAGAGAAGGGCAGGAGATcaaaaagactggagggaagggcaggagaccAAAAAAGACTGCAGATAAGGGCAGGAGATcaaaaagactggagggaagggcaggagataaaaaagactggagggaagggcagaaGGTCAAggagactggagggaagggcaggagatcaagAAAACATGGATTAGAATTAGAAAACAGTAGATGTTGGGTGGGACACATACATTAATACCCGAGTTTAGCCGATATCTCCTTAATGCATCGGAACCTGAAGCATAAGActgtatgtaaattaaataatctgGAATCTAAATCTTCTCGTCTTATTGaaccttatataaatatataaatatatatatatatatatatatatatatatatatatatatatatatatatatatatatatatatatatatatatataaataatcatatatataatatataaagaatcttCGAATCTAAACCATTGccatgtaaattaaagaatctggaatctaaaccattccgtattattgaagcctaatatatatatatatatatatatatatatatatatatatatatatatatatatatatatatatatatatatatatatatatatatatatatatattcatccactTCTCTTCATAGTAAGAAAGACGAAGCTACATGAAGCGTTAAAACAGTCGCAGTGTTCATAGATTTGCCAAAATCTTCCACATGTGACTAGAGAATTTCCTTAGTTCCTTTTCCTATAGacttaaatatcaaaattaatttcgTTCATAGATTCGTTCTCGGCATAGATGGTTGTAGTTGTTGTGACAGAAGGTTGTAGAATTATGTCTATGTACTGAATCACCCCTACGCAAAAGAATTTTTTcaggtgaatataaaaataattaaggttAGTGAAGCCCAGTACAATGTCCCTATATCCCTACAGGGTTATAAGGCTTCGAGACCCTACTCGGCTGAAAGGCAATAACAACGATTGTCCCGTACTATGTAAAGCCATAGACATTCTATTCAAGCCATcgtgtattattaatatttcttaccTTGCCGACAACGGGAATGATTAAAACCGAGGTCCCTTCGGTAAAAGATTGGTagagtgtgtacgtgtgtatgcgtacgagagagagagagagagagagagagagagagagagagagagagagagagagagagagagagagagagacatttactTCATTTGGTTTTctattatatttcatatcataAAATACTGAAGTATGCGATACTTTTAACATCTCTGATAATTCTCATgaacatttctttctctttacccTCATTATACGTTACTCGATACAGCACTGTAATTCATTCACGtattttacaatgtttattttACGTCCTAACTTTCACCGGGCACTCAATAAAAGGTTGAAATTATGAGTATAAGTGCATCAGTGATAAGTGAGTTTGACGAGAAGGAAGGAAGACGAGTACATATGGAGGGAATGGGTGAAAAAGGAACTAGCTGCAAAGACACCGAAATTTTATGAGTGTGACAAGAATGGAAGTCCAAGGAAGGGATCATAAAATCAGATAGGAGTACTTTTGGGTGTAGGAACGTAAACAGATGGAAACAGTAGAGTAATGAAGGCAGTATTTGATGTGATTATGACATACATTTGCAAGAGGAGAGATTATCATGGAACTATACAAGTGGATGCACATATAATGATAAAGGTTTTCTCTGTAGAAAATTTATGGTCAATTACGAGTGGTAATTTTCGGCGGAAAATAAGTTGTTTAGGCAAGTAAATCCAGAGAGAATAATTAATGTTGGATGTGGACGACACCAGAAAGAGTTGAAGGCTACGTGAATGTGTGGTGTTATTGTGAAGTTAAGAATGCTTGTATAATTAACTACTGAGGGTGTACAGTGAGCAAAGCAAGTAAGAGGCTGAAGAACGAAAAGACACCAGTCGCTGAGATTATAAGTTAGATACTGTGCTACAGTGGTTGAGGTGTGACTGAATGGCTGACTAAGGTATACGATACGCCAGGATGGGGGAATGACCCCAAGGGAAAAGGTGAGGAGAAGTAGTCGTTGTTTTGGATAAGGTGATTCAAGTGACTAGATAAATTATGCCTGGATCAGGTTACTTCttcttttgatgaaaatataGGATTCTGATTAAAAACGCAAGAAAGCAGATAGAAGCATTTTGTAGGTCACGAAAGAAATTGTTTGAGAGAGCAGGTCAAGTGTTCATTAAAAGATTATTAAAGAGTTCATAGATCTGCAATGTAGAGGTTGATGAGGAGGTAGGATTATGGGATGCTGAATTGCAATGTGGCtgagggaagagagaaaagacCTAAAAGGGGGTAAAGTATTTAAAAGGTGAAGAACCGAGAgattaaagatggaaataaagaaattatgaaacgGTGGTGGTATCTAGAGAACTTCCAGAATGGAGGATATGAACACCAGCTGAGGGATGTTGACGTCATACAGTGGAAGGCTAGAAGGAATATTAAAGATTATAATAGCATGGTGGGCGAGGAGGCTTCTATTAACACCTCgaggccattatatatatatatatatatatatatatatatatatatatatatatatatatatatatatataatatatatatatatatataatatatgtatcacATCACAACATAGCCACACAACTCCCCTgcgtatatttattcatattactcgtattaggcttcaaaaAGACagaatggtttagattccagattctttaatttacaaggTATAAGCTTTCGAAGCGATGCAGTCTGCttcttcaggtaccgatgcactggtacttgaagaagaagactgtatgtcttcggaagcttgtattttgtaaattatacaaTCTGGAATCTAAGCCTGTCTGTCTGATTGAAGCCTAatacaaatgacatatatatatatatatatatatatatatatatatatatatatatatatatat of Macrobrachium rosenbergii isolate ZJJX-2024 chromosome 11, ASM4041242v1, whole genome shotgun sequence contains these proteins:
- the LOC136843475 gene encoding cylicin-2-like, encoding MVRRPRDQEDWREGQIKKTGGKGRRSRRLEGRAGDEEDWREGQEMNKSGGKSRRPKRLEGRAGDKKDWREGQEIKKTGGKGQEIKKAGGKGRRSKRLEGRAGDKKGWREGQEIKKTGGKGRRSKRLEGRAGDQKDLREGQEIKKTGGKGRRRRRLEGRAGDQKDWREGQEIKKTGGKGRRSKRLEGRAGDQKDWREGQEIKKTGGKGRSKRLEGRAGDQKDWRKGQEMKKTGGKGRRSKGLEGRAGDQKDWREGRRLRRLEGKAGDQKDCREGQEIKKTGLKGRRPKRLQRRAGDQKTGGKGLEMKKTAGKGRRSKRLEGRAGDQKDWREGQEIKRLERRAGDQKTAEKGRRSKRLEGRAGDQKDCREGQEIKKTGGKGRRPKRLQRRAGD